GGCCCGACCGATAGGTCGTCCGGTCGTCCGCCGACCGCGGCGGCGATGACAACCACTTTCCCCTCCCCCGCCTATGGGTCGACCATGCAGACTGTCACTCGCGATCGGGTGCCGACGCTCACCGCCATCCTGAGTCTCGTCTCACTGGCGCTGGTCTTCGGCGCGGCCGGCGGGGCGATCCCGGCCGACTGGCTGCCGCGGGCGCCGGACGCGGTCATCGAGGCGATCCCCCACGTCAACGCGGCGATCAGCCTCGCCGCCATCGGCACCATCCTCGCGGGCTGGCGGGCGATCCGTCGCGGGAACGTCGCCCGCCACCGCCGGCTGATGGTCGCGACGGTCGTGCTCTTCGGGACGTTCCTCGTCCTCTACCTCTACCGGCTGACGATGCTCGGCGGCCCGTCGACGTTCCCCGGCCCCGACGCCGTCCGGCTTTACTTCTACCTGCCGCTGCTGGCGGTACACGTCCTGCTCGCGATCGTCTGTATCCCGCTCGTCTACTACGCGCTGTTGCTGGCGTGGACCCACTCGGTTCCGGACCTCCGCCGGACCGCTCACGCCCGCATCGGCCGCGTCGCGGCGTCGCTGTGGCTCGTCTCGTTCTCGCTCGGCGTCGTCGTCTACGTCCTGTTACACCTCGTCTACTAGTCGTCGGCGCCGACGGGCGCCCCGCCGATCTCGGGGCGGTCGACCTCGCGGTCGGTCGCCTCGTCCTCGATGTCGTAGGGGTACTCGCCGGTGACACAGCCCAGACAGAGGTCGGCGCGGCTCTCCCCGAGGGCCTCCGCGACCGCCTCGTGTGAGAGGTACGCGAGGCTGTCGGCGCCGATGGCCTCGCGGATCTCCGCGACGCTCCGGTCGGCGGCGATCAGTTCCTCGCGGGTGGCCATGTCGATGCCCATGTAGCAGGGCGCGACGATCGGCGGCGCGCCGATGCGGACGTGGACCTCCGCGGCGCCGCAGTCCTTGAGCAGGTTCACGAGTTGGGTGGAGGTGGTGCCACGGACGATCGAGTCGTCGATGACGGTGACGGTCTTTCCCTCGATCGTGGACTTGATCGGGTTGAGCTTCAGCCGCACCGCGCGCTCGCGTTCGTCCTGTGTCGGCATGATGAACGTGCGGCCGACGTAGCGGTTCTTCATCAGCCCCTCGGCGAACTCGACGCCGGGGTCGTCCTCCTCGCGGGGGTCGCCGTCGGCGGTGGTCTCGGCGGCGCCGTCGGCGTACCCCGAGGCGAACGCCCGCCCCGAGTCGGGGACGGGCATGACGACGTCGGTCTCGACGCCGCTCTCCTCCCAGAGCCGGCGGCCGAGTTCGCGTCGTGCCTCGTAGACGAGCGTGCCGTCGATCCGCGAGTCCGGGCGGGCGAAGTAGACGTGTTCGAAGAAGCAGTGGGCCGTGCGCTCTTCCTCGACGAGCTGGTAGGAGTCGAAGCCGGAGCCGTCCTCGCGGAGGACGACGAGTTCGCCGGGGCGGACGTCCCGGACGCGGTCGCCGTCGAGGGTGTCGATCGCTGCCGACTCCGAGGCCAGCACGTAGCCGTCCTCGAGTTCCCCGATGCACAGCGGGCGGTTGCCCAGCGGGTCGCGTACGCCCATGATCGTGTCGTCGTGGCTGATCGTCAGCGCGTACGAGCCGTGGATCCGGCCCATCGTCCGCTTGACGGCGCGGACGAGGTCCTCTTCGAGGAGGTTGCGCGCGAGGTCGTGGGCGATCACCTCGGTGTCGCCGTCGCTGGTGAACGCGTGGCCGAGGCCGGCGAGTTCGTCGCGGATCTCGTCGGCGTTGACGAGGTTCCCGTTGTGTGCGAGCCCGAGCGACCCCGACTTGAACGAGACCGAGAAGGGCTGGGCACACGAGGAGTCGACGCTGCCGGCGGTCGGGTAGCGGACGTGGCCGACGCCGGCCGAGCCGGCGAGCGAGTCGATGTCGTCCTCGTCGAAGACGTCGCCGACGAGGCCCATCTCGACGTGGCTGTGCTGCTGGAAGCCGTCGTGGGTGACGATCCCCGCCGACTCCTGGCCGCGGTGCTGGAGCGCGTACAGCGCGTAGTACAGCGGCCGCGCCGCCGACCGCGCCTCCAGCGAGACGCCCACGACGCCGCACTTCTCGGTCATCCCGGTTCGCGGCCCGGTAGCGGTCCGACCCGCGTCGACTCGGCGGGTCCCGCCACGCCCATCGGTCATGTGCACTCGTAGAGGAGCCGAAGGGTAAAAACCTCCTTGTTCGTGTCGTTCGTCGACCCCGGGCGAGTCGAAAGTATTCACGA
The Salinilacihabitans rarus DNA segment above includes these coding regions:
- a CDS encoding DUF420 domain-containing protein, producing MQTVTRDRVPTLTAILSLVSLALVFGAAGGAIPADWLPRAPDAVIEAIPHVNAAISLAAIGTILAGWRAIRRGNVARHRRLMVATVVLFGTFLVLYLYRLTMLGGPSTFPGPDAVRLYFYLPLLAVHVLLAIVCIPLVYYALLLAWTHSVPDLRRTAHARIGRVAASLWLVSFSLGVVVYVLLHLVY
- the purF gene encoding amidophosphoribosyltransferase, translated to MTEKCGVVGVSLEARSAARPLYYALYALQHRGQESAGIVTHDGFQQHSHVEMGLVGDVFDEDDIDSLAGSAGVGHVRYPTAGSVDSSCAQPFSVSFKSGSLGLAHNGNLVNADEIRDELAGLGHAFTSDGDTEVIAHDLARNLLEEDLVRAVKRTMGRIHGSYALTISHDDTIMGVRDPLGNRPLCIGELEDGYVLASESAAIDTLDGDRVRDVRPGELVVLREDGSGFDSYQLVEEERTAHCFFEHVYFARPDSRIDGTLVYEARRELGRRLWEESGVETDVVMPVPDSGRAFASGYADGAAETTADGDPREEDDPGVEFAEGLMKNRYVGRTFIMPTQDERERAVRLKLNPIKSTIEGKTVTVIDDSIVRGTTSTQLVNLLKDCGAAEVHVRIGAPPIVAPCYMGIDMATREELIAADRSVAEIREAIGADSLAYLSHEAVAEALGESRADLCLGCVTGEYPYDIEDEATDREVDRPEIGGAPVGADD